One part of the Microbacterium aurugineum genome encodes these proteins:
- a CDS encoding amino acid ABC transporter permease — protein sequence MDVIFGNLDLWGEALKNTLIIFFGGGLLALILGIIVGAARVSPVPIARGVGTVYVNLIRNTPLTLVFFFFIFGYPQLGLPKLSTTVLGILAIGIYTATYVAEVLRAGINTVPVGQAEAARAIGLPFGQVMTLVVLPQAFRSVVPPMMSVFIALLKNTTVAAGFSILELGAVRSYLSERGENALSVLLWVAVIFVALVLLLSWLQRYLENKWRIAR from the coding sequence GTGGACGTCATCTTCGGAAACCTCGACCTGTGGGGCGAAGCGCTCAAGAACACGCTGATCATCTTCTTCGGCGGTGGACTGCTCGCGCTCATCCTCGGGATCATCGTCGGGGCGGCCCGCGTCTCACCCGTGCCCATCGCGCGCGGTGTCGGCACGGTGTACGTGAACCTGATCCGCAACACCCCGCTGACCCTCGTCTTCTTCTTCTTCATCTTCGGCTACCCGCAGCTCGGGCTGCCGAAGCTCAGCACCACAGTGCTGGGCATCCTGGCCATCGGCATCTATACGGCCACGTACGTGGCGGAGGTGCTGCGCGCCGGTATCAACACCGTCCCCGTCGGCCAGGCGGAGGCGGCCAGGGCGATCGGCCTCCCGTTCGGACAGGTGATGACTCTGGTCGTCCTCCCGCAGGCGTTCCGCTCGGTCGTGCCACCGATGATGAGCGTCTTCATCGCGCTTCTGAAGAACACGACCGTCGCGGCGGGCTTCTCGATCCTCGAGCTCGGAGCCGTCCGCTCCTACCTCAGCGAACGCGGAGAGAATGCGCTTTCGGTGCTGCTCTGGGTGGCCGTCATCTTCGTCGCGCTCGTCCTGCTCCTCAGCTGGCTCCAACGGTATCTCGAGAACAAGTGGAGGATCGCGCGATGA
- a CDS encoding amino acid ABC transporter ATP-binding protein: MTSDTPLVVVENVQKHYGEFQALTDIDLSVNPGEVVVVIGPSGSGKSTLCRTINRLETITSGSIRIDGKELPAEGKGLAHLRADVGMVFQSFNLFAHLTILENVTLGPIKVRGLKKADAEAEAMLLLKRVGVEQQASKLPAQLSGGQQQRVAIARALAMQPKVMLFDEPTSALDPEMINEVLDVMVELAQDGMTMIVVTHEMGFARKAADRVVFMADGRIVEEAKPEEFFTNPKSDRAKDFLSKLLTH, encoded by the coding sequence ATGACCTCTGATACCCCGCTCGTCGTGGTCGAGAACGTCCAGAAGCACTACGGCGAGTTCCAGGCGCTCACCGACATCGACCTGAGCGTGAACCCGGGAGAGGTCGTGGTCGTGATCGGCCCGTCCGGCTCCGGCAAGTCGACGCTGTGTCGCACGATCAACCGCCTCGAGACGATCACCAGCGGCAGCATCCGCATCGACGGCAAGGAGTTGCCCGCCGAGGGCAAGGGGCTCGCTCACCTGCGGGCGGACGTCGGCATGGTGTTCCAGTCGTTCAACCTCTTCGCCCACCTCACCATCCTCGAGAACGTGACCCTCGGTCCGATCAAGGTCCGTGGGCTCAAGAAGGCCGATGCCGAAGCCGAGGCGATGCTCCTGCTCAAGCGCGTGGGCGTGGAGCAGCAGGCGTCGAAGCTCCCGGCTCAGCTCTCGGGTGGTCAGCAGCAGCGCGTGGCGATCGCCCGTGCGCTGGCCATGCAGCCCAAGGTCATGCTGTTCGACGAGCCGACCAGCGCCCTCGACCCGGAGATGATCAACGAGGTCCTCGACGTCATGGTCGAGCTGGCCCAGGACGGCATGACGATGATCGTGGTCACCCACGAGATGGGCTTCGCTCGCAAGGCCGCCGATCGCGTCGTCTTCATGGCCGACGGACGGATCGTCGAGGAAGCCAAGCCCGAGGAGTTCTTCACGAACCCGAAGAGCGACCGCGCCAAGGACTTCCTCTCGAAGCTCCTCACGCACTGA
- the pheS gene encoding phenylalanine--tRNA ligase subunit alpha, with translation MSESPEITPEAVEAAVADALAAIAAAADTAELKAARAAHVADGSPLAVLNASMRQVAPENKAAFGKLVGQGRGQVTKALAAKEAELAEAEVAARLEAERIDITAVPSRTRVGARHPLTLLQDQVCDIFVGMGWEIAEGPELEHEWFNFDALNFDVDHPARQEQDTFYVDPTSRHLVMRTHTSPVQVRSMLDREVPIYVLCPGRVYRTDEFDATHLPVFTQFEGLVIDKGITMAHLKGTLDHFARLLFGPEAKTRFRTNYFPFTEPSAELDLWHPTFKGGARWIEWGGCGMVNPNVLRAAGIDPEEYSGFAFGMGIERGLMFRSDVQDMRDMAEGDVRFSEQYGMVV, from the coding sequence GTGTCAGAGTCTCCTGAAATCACCCCGGAAGCGGTCGAAGCCGCGGTCGCCGATGCCCTCGCGGCCATCGCCGCAGCCGCCGACACCGCCGAGCTGAAGGCGGCCCGCGCCGCACACGTTGCCGACGGATCGCCGCTTGCCGTCCTGAACGCCTCCATGCGACAGGTCGCCCCCGAGAATAAGGCCGCGTTCGGCAAGCTCGTGGGGCAGGGGCGCGGGCAGGTGACGAAGGCGCTCGCCGCCAAGGAGGCCGAGCTCGCCGAGGCGGAGGTCGCTGCGCGACTCGAGGCCGAGCGCATCGACATCACGGCCGTGCCGTCTCGCACCCGCGTCGGTGCCCGGCACCCGCTCACGCTCCTCCAGGACCAGGTCTGCGACATCTTCGTCGGAATGGGCTGGGAGATCGCGGAGGGACCGGAGCTCGAGCACGAGTGGTTCAACTTCGACGCCCTGAACTTCGACGTCGATCACCCCGCGCGTCAGGAGCAGGACACGTTCTACGTGGACCCGACATCGCGCCATCTCGTGATGCGCACCCACACGAGTCCCGTGCAGGTGCGCTCGATGCTCGACCGCGAGGTGCCGATCTACGTGCTGTGCCCCGGGCGGGTGTACCGGACCGATGAGTTCGACGCCACGCACCTGCCCGTGTTCACCCAGTTCGAGGGCCTCGTGATCGACAAGGGCATCACGATGGCGCACCTCAAGGGCACGCTCGACCACTTCGCGAGGCTGCTCTTCGGCCCCGAGGCCAAGACGCGTTTCCGTACCAACTACTTCCCCTTCACCGAGCCCTCCGCCGAGCTCGACCTGTGGCACCCGACCTTCAAGGGCGGCGCGCGCTGGATCGAGTGGGGCGGCTGCGGCATGGTCAACCCGAACGTGCTGCGCGCGGCCGGGATCGATCCGGAGGAGTACAGCGGCTTCGCGTTCGGCATGGGCATCGAGCGGGGCCTGATGTTCCGCAGTGACGTCCAGGACATGCGCGACATGGCCGAGGGTGATGTCCGATTCAGCGAGCAGTACGGGATGGTGGTGTGA
- a CDS encoding glutamate ABC transporter substrate-binding protein — protein MRRTRTLAGIGIAATALLALTACNSGSPSTPGGTDGGDAGEDSTWFEVATDVQLEGSPTFDNIKDRDQVVIGVKEDQPGLGYLDVTTGERTGFDVDIARWIAASLGYDEDKIEFKPIASANREQAIVNGDIDYYVGTYSITDKRKEQIAFAGPYFITGQGLLVAADDDTIKSEDDLNADTTVCSATGSTPIQNIRENYPDVPTKEFDLYSACVEALLSGEVQAVTTDQAILIGYAAQDPDNLKVVGEPFTEERYGVGLAKDDAALQEFINTMFTDGGDVWQAIFDKNLGSSGIEVSQPAVD, from the coding sequence ATGCGACGCACACGGACACTGGCGGGCATCGGAATCGCGGCGACAGCACTGCTCGCGCTCACGGCCTGCAACAGCGGCAGCCCGTCAACGCCCGGTGGCACCGATGGCGGTGACGCCGGAGAGGACAGCACCTGGTTCGAGGTCGCGACCGACGTCCAGCTCGAGGGCAGCCCCACGTTCGACAACATCAAGGACCGCGACCAGGTCGTCATCGGTGTCAAGGAAGACCAGCCCGGTCTCGGCTACCTCGACGTGACCACCGGTGAGCGCACCGGATTCGATGTCGACATCGCCCGCTGGATCGCCGCCTCGCTCGGCTACGACGAGGACAAGATCGAGTTCAAGCCGATCGCCTCCGCCAACCGCGAGCAGGCCATCGTGAACGGCGACATCGACTACTACGTGGGCACGTACTCGATCACCGACAAGCGCAAGGAGCAGATCGCCTTCGCCGGCCCGTACTTCATCACCGGGCAGGGACTGCTCGTCGCGGCCGACGACGACACCATCAAGAGCGAGGACGACCTGAACGCCGACACCACCGTGTGCTCGGCCACCGGCTCCACGCCCATCCAGAACATCCGCGAGAACTACCCGGATGTCCCCACCAAGGAGTTCGACCTGTACTCGGCCTGTGTCGAGGCGCTGCTCTCCGGCGAGGTCCAGGCGGTCACGACCGACCAGGCCATCCTCATCGGCTACGCGGCTCAGGACCCCGACAACCTGAAGGTGGTCGGTGAGCCCTTCACCGAGGAGCGCTACGGTGTCGGCCTGGCGAAGGACGACGCCGCGCTGCAGGAGTTCATCAACACGATGTTCACCGACGGCGGCGATGTCTGGCAGGCGATCTTCGACAAGAACCTCGGATCGTCCGGCATCGAAGTCAGCCAGCCGGCCGTCGACTGA
- the pheT gene encoding phenylalanine--tRNA ligase subunit beta: MRVPLSWLREYVDLAADATPEDVLGALVTVGFEEEDVHRFDITGPVVVGQVVSLEAEPQSNGKTINWCQVDVGEANGGIRGIVCGAHNFVAGDKVVVTLPGAVLPGPFPIAARKTYGHVSDGMIASARELGLGDEHNGIVVLSDLGIDAPVGTDAIALLGLDDVAVEINVTPDRGYAFSLRGVAREYAHATGADFRDPAERDFAELQPGTGHTTVVDDAAPVRGRVGASEFVTRVVRGVDPTRPTPPWMVARLSLAGMRSLGVLIDITNYVMLELGQPLHGYDLDKLTGGITVRRATPGEKMTTLDGVERSLHVEDLLITDESGPIGLAGVMGGGTTEMSDTTRNVLIEAAHFDPTTIARSARRHKLPSEASKRFERGVDPLIPFVAARRAADLMVELAGGTLTEEGGALFAEVFVGEIELPAGFVQGLIGVDYTDDEITGALTTIGADVTASDAGSGWTVIPPTWRPDLTDKWTLAEEVARIHGLDRIPSVLPTPPSGRGLTAHQQGRRRVADALAAAGLVETPSFPFTTEVQNDLHGSASGEHLPSIRLANPLDGQAPSLRRSLIPGLLQTAHRNISRGLTDLAIFETGVVFLPEPGVEYGTEDVPPLGERPSEETLAALNASIPPQHRFVSALLTGHVSPRQPGRPAEPASLVEALDAVRVIAAAAGVEIDVVQAERAALHPGRTGSLRIAGEEVGYVGELHPAVAEGADLPGRATVFELDLDRVLSLAGGRVVAASLSTFPAATQDVSLTLSAEVPAADVQAALAEGAGAMLESVRLVDDYRGEGVPEGSKSLTFALRFRADDRTLTAAEATEAKLAGVAVAAERFGAALRD; this comes from the coding sequence ATGCGCGTCCCGCTTTCGTGGCTGCGTGAATACGTCGATCTGGCAGCGGATGCCACGCCCGAAGACGTCCTCGGCGCGCTGGTGACCGTCGGCTTCGAAGAGGAGGACGTGCACCGCTTCGACATCACGGGTCCCGTGGTGGTCGGACAGGTCGTGTCGCTTGAGGCCGAGCCGCAGTCCAACGGCAAGACCATCAACTGGTGCCAGGTGGATGTGGGCGAGGCGAACGGCGGCATCCGCGGCATCGTCTGTGGTGCGCACAACTTCGTGGCCGGTGACAAGGTCGTCGTGACGCTGCCCGGTGCCGTGCTGCCCGGTCCGTTCCCGATCGCCGCACGGAAGACCTACGGTCACGTTTCCGACGGCATGATCGCGTCCGCGCGGGAGCTGGGCCTCGGCGACGAGCACAACGGCATCGTCGTGCTGTCCGATCTCGGCATCGATGCTCCTGTCGGTACCGACGCGATCGCGCTGCTCGGTCTCGACGACGTGGCAGTGGAGATCAACGTCACGCCTGACCGCGGCTACGCGTTCTCGCTGCGCGGTGTGGCCCGCGAATACGCGCACGCCACCGGGGCGGACTTCCGCGATCCCGCCGAGCGCGACTTCGCCGAGTTGCAGCCGGGCACCGGACACACCACCGTGGTCGACGACGCCGCTCCCGTCCGCGGCCGGGTCGGTGCAAGTGAGTTCGTGACCCGCGTCGTGCGTGGGGTCGACCCCACGCGTCCGACTCCGCCGTGGATGGTCGCGCGACTCAGCCTCGCGGGCATGCGCTCGCTGGGCGTGCTGATCGACATCACCAATTACGTGATGCTCGAACTCGGTCAGCCGCTGCACGGATACGACCTCGACAAGCTCACCGGCGGCATCACGGTGCGGCGCGCGACCCCGGGCGAGAAGATGACCACGCTCGATGGCGTCGAGCGCTCGCTGCACGTCGAAGACCTGCTCATCACCGATGAATCGGGTCCGATCGGCCTCGCCGGTGTGATGGGCGGCGGCACGACGGAGATGAGCGACACCACCCGGAACGTGCTCATCGAGGCCGCGCACTTCGACCCGACGACCATCGCCCGCTCGGCTCGCCGTCACAAGCTGCCCAGCGAGGCATCCAAGCGCTTCGAGCGCGGCGTCGACCCGCTCATCCCGTTCGTGGCTGCGCGCCGGGCGGCCGATCTCATGGTCGAGCTCGCCGGTGGCACACTCACCGAGGAGGGCGGCGCCCTGTTCGCCGAGGTCTTCGTCGGAGAGATCGAGCTCCCGGCCGGCTTCGTGCAGGGGCTCATCGGCGTCGACTACACCGACGACGAGATCACCGGGGCGCTGACCACCATCGGTGCCGACGTGACCGCTTCCGACGCAGGCTCCGGCTGGACCGTGATCCCGCCGACCTGGCGCCCCGACCTGACCGACAAATGGACGCTGGCCGAAGAGGTCGCGCGCATCCACGGACTCGACCGCATCCCCTCGGTGCTGCCGACGCCGCCGTCCGGTCGCGGGCTCACCGCGCATCAGCAGGGTCGCCGTCGCGTGGCCGATGCCCTGGCCGCCGCGGGGCTCGTCGAGACGCCGTCGTTCCCGTTCACCACCGAGGTGCAGAACGACCTGCACGGTTCCGCGTCGGGGGAGCACCTGCCGAGCATCCGCCTGGCGAATCCGCTCGATGGTCAGGCGCCCTCCCTGCGTCGATCGCTCATCCCCGGTCTGCTGCAGACCGCGCACCGCAACATCTCGCGCGGGCTCACCGACCTCGCGATCTTCGAGACCGGCGTCGTCTTCCTACCCGAGCCCGGTGTGGAGTACGGGACGGAGGATGTGCCGCCCCTGGGGGAGCGCCCGTCGGAAGAGACGCTCGCCGCGCTGAACGCCTCGATCCCGCCGCAGCACCGGTTCGTCTCGGCGCTGCTCACCGGCCACGTGTCACCGCGCCAGCCCGGTCGCCCGGCCGAACCCGCCAGTCTGGTCGAGGCGCTGGACGCCGTCCGTGTGATCGCCGCCGCCGCCGGAGTCGAGATCGACGTCGTGCAGGCCGAGCGTGCCGCACTCCACCCCGGCCGCACCGGATCCCTCCGGATCGCCGGGGAAGAGGTCGGCTACGTCGGCGAGCTGCACCCCGCGGTGGCGGAGGGCGCCGACCTCCCCGGCCGTGCGACCGTGTTCGAGCTGGACCTCGACCGCGTCCTGTCGCTCGCGGGCGGCCGTGTCGTGGCCGCGTCGCTGTCGACGTTCCCTGCTGCCACGCAGGACGTCTCGTTGACGCTGTCGGCCGAGGTGCCCGCCGCGGATGTGCAGGCGGCTCTCGCCGAGGGCGCCGGTGCGATGCTCGAGTCCGTGCGTCTCGTCGACGACTATCGCGGGGAGGGGGTGCCGGAAGGCTCCAAGAGCCTGACGTTCGCCCTGCGGTTCCGCGCCGACGACCGCACCCTCACCGCTGCGGAGGCCACCGAGGCCAAGCTCGCGGGCGTCGCGGTGGCGGCCGAACGGTTCGGGGCGGCGCTGCGCGACTGA
- a CDS encoding NAD-dependent epimerase/dehydratase family protein, whose protein sequence is MSDVLILGGTGWLSGRIARRWVDAGAAVTCLARGTRPAPEGAELVPGDREAAEAYDALAQRDWDHVVDISSQASHVARAVDALGARTARWTYVSSMSVYADDETVGADESAPRHPPARPGDAYEYGAQKAAAEDAVSALGARAFIVRPGLIVGDGDPSDRFGYWAAAFTRAGAEPVLLPPLEGRAAQVIDVDDLAEFIVTATRSGVVNAIGDRHSLSDMLEAVRSAAGHTGDTVVADEDWLVAREVGHWAGPRSLPLWLPPEMTGFMTRSNAAFRASGGSLRALADTIGRVLVDERARGVDRPRRAGLTRAEERALLADR, encoded by the coding sequence ATGTCGGATGTGCTGATCCTCGGCGGTACGGGCTGGCTCTCGGGGCGGATCGCGCGTCGATGGGTCGATGCCGGTGCGGCAGTGACCTGTCTCGCCCGCGGAACGCGACCGGCGCCCGAGGGTGCCGAGCTCGTGCCCGGAGACCGGGAGGCCGCCGAGGCGTACGACGCACTCGCGCAGCGCGACTGGGACCATGTGGTCGACATCTCCTCGCAGGCGTCGCACGTCGCTCGTGCCGTCGACGCTCTCGGTGCGCGCACGGCACGGTGGACCTATGTGTCCTCGATGTCGGTGTACGCCGATGATGAGACGGTCGGGGCCGACGAATCAGCTCCCCGTCATCCGCCCGCCCGTCCCGGAGACGCCTACGAATACGGGGCGCAGAAGGCCGCGGCCGAAGACGCCGTCTCGGCGCTCGGAGCGCGGGCCTTCATCGTGCGCCCCGGGCTCATCGTCGGGGACGGAGATCCGAGCGACAGGTTCGGATACTGGGCGGCGGCGTTCACGCGCGCCGGCGCGGAGCCGGTGCTGCTGCCACCGCTCGAGGGGAGAGCTGCGCAGGTGATCGATGTCGACGACCTGGCCGAGTTCATCGTGACGGCGACTCGGAGCGGGGTGGTGAACGCGATCGGTGACAGGCATTCGCTCTCCGACATGCTGGAGGCGGTACGTTCGGCAGCAGGGCACACCGGTGACACGGTCGTCGCCGACGAGGACTGGCTCGTCGCTCGGGAGGTCGGGCACTGGGCCGGACCGCGGTCGCTTCCGCTGTGGCTGCCGCCGGAGATGACGGGATTCATGACGCGGTCCAACGCAGCGTTCCGTGCGTCGGGAGGCTCGCTCCGCGCCCTCGCCGACACGATCGGGCGGGTCCTCGTCGACGAGCGCGCCCGCGGCGTCGATCGGCCGCGACGTGCCGGACTCACCCGGGCGGAGGAACGCGCGCTCCTGGCCGATCGCTAG
- the thiM gene encoding hydroxyethylthiazole kinase, giving the protein MSDLLRPESTTDLVGSAAALWEVVREAPPLTHCITNAVVTGFTANVLLAAGAAPAMVDIVGEAELFAGVASGLLINLGTPTPEQRAAILEAVAGATASGTPWVLDPVAIGTLPIRTALAHDLANQRPTAIRGNASEILALAGVSAGGRGVDATDSTDAAADAAAALATRTGAVVAVSGPVDLLTDGERILRLANGHELLTRVTGGGCALGAVMAALLGAARVTGHDALTAVAAASLGYTIAAEHAATTARGPGSFAVSLLDALAALRPEDLVAEARVESGAR; this is encoded by the coding sequence ATGAGCGATCTTCTGCGTCCTGAATCCACCACCGATCTCGTCGGCTCCGCCGCGGCGCTGTGGGAGGTGGTGCGTGAGGCTCCGCCCTTGACGCATTGCATCACCAACGCGGTCGTCACGGGGTTCACCGCCAACGTGCTGCTCGCCGCCGGTGCGGCACCCGCGATGGTCGACATCGTCGGCGAGGCCGAGCTGTTCGCCGGGGTCGCCTCCGGCCTGCTGATCAACCTCGGCACGCCCACGCCGGAGCAGCGGGCTGCGATCCTCGAAGCCGTCGCCGGCGCGACCGCGTCCGGGACACCGTGGGTGCTCGATCCGGTCGCGATCGGCACCCTGCCGATCCGCACGGCGCTGGCGCATGACCTGGCCAATCAGCGCCCGACCGCGATCCGAGGCAACGCCTCCGAGATCCTCGCCCTCGCCGGAGTCAGCGCGGGTGGCCGAGGTGTCGACGCGACGGACAGCACGGATGCCGCTGCCGACGCTGCGGCTGCCCTGGCGACGAGGACGGGTGCCGTGGTCGCGGTCTCGGGGCCGGTCGATCTCCTCACCGACGGCGAGCGGATCCTGCGACTCGCGAACGGTCACGAGCTCCTGACCAGGGTCACCGGTGGCGGTTGTGCCCTCGGCGCGGTCATGGCCGCGCTCCTCGGCGCCGCCAGGGTGACGGGGCACGATGCGCTCACGGCGGTCGCCGCCGCGAGCCTCGGATACACGATCGCCGCCGAGCATGCCGCAACGACAGCACGGGGTCCGGGCAGTTTCGCGGTCTCGCTGCTGGATGCACTCGCAGCGCTGCGCCCGGAAGACCTCGTCGCCGAGGCTCGCGTCGAGAGCGGTGCACGGTGA
- a CDS encoding amino acid ABC transporter permease, protein MTSVLYDVPGPKAILRNRLIGVATVVVVLALLGFIGYRFYVSGQFDASRWYVFTFSAVWEQIFGALGRTLAAFGLAAILAIALGFVLAIGRMSDHAWVRVPVTAITEIFRAVPVLVFMMLLYYGLPVAGVKMDPYWAVVIALMAYNGSVLAEVLRAGVESLPRGQKEAGYAIGLRKSGVMRLILLPQAIRAMLPVIVAQLVVTMKDTALGFIITYPELLYFAKQLTSQQGRPVLQSAFVIGGIYIIMCLILSGIAKWLEIRTRRSPRGHDGVPAGGVDPRPHQDGTDTELITLQRGGGGFGGPPPQGI, encoded by the coding sequence ATGACTTCCGTCCTGTACGACGTCCCGGGCCCCAAGGCGATCCTGCGCAACCGTCTGATCGGTGTCGCCACCGTCGTCGTGGTGCTTGCCCTGCTCGGGTTCATCGGCTACCGCTTCTACGTGAGCGGACAGTTCGACGCGTCCCGGTGGTACGTCTTCACCTTCAGCGCCGTCTGGGAGCAGATCTTCGGTGCGCTCGGCCGAACTCTCGCGGCGTTCGGGCTCGCAGCGATCCTCGCCATCGCGCTGGGATTCGTGCTCGCCATCGGTCGGATGTCCGATCATGCCTGGGTGCGTGTCCCCGTCACGGCGATCACCGAGATCTTCCGAGCCGTGCCGGTCCTCGTCTTCATGATGCTGCTCTACTACGGTCTGCCCGTCGCAGGCGTCAAGATGGACCCGTACTGGGCCGTCGTCATCGCGCTCATGGCGTACAACGGATCCGTCCTCGCCGAGGTGCTCCGCGCCGGCGTCGAATCCCTGCCCCGAGGGCAGAAGGAGGCCGGCTACGCGATCGGTCTGCGCAAGAGCGGCGTGATGCGCCTGATCCTGCTGCCACAGGCGATCCGGGCGATGCTCCCCGTGATCGTGGCCCAGCTGGTCGTGACGATGAAGGACACCGCGCTCGGTTTCATCATCACGTACCCCGAACTCCTCTACTTCGCGAAGCAGCTCACGTCTCAGCAGGGACGCCCCGTGCTGCAGTCGGCGTTCGTCATCGGCGGCATCTACATCATCATGTGCCTGATCCTCTCCGGGATCGCCAAGTGGCTGGAGATCCGCACCCGACGCTCGCCGCGTGGGCACGACGGCGTTCCGGCCGGCGGCGTGGATCCGCGTCCGCACCAGGACGGCACCGATACCGAGCTGATCACGCTGCAGCGCGGTGGGGGCGGGTTCGGCGGACCACCGCCTCAGGGCATCTGA